In Pleurocapsa sp. PCC 7319, the following are encoded in one genomic region:
- a CDS encoding NAD(P)H-quinone oxidoreductase subunit H, translating into MAQIETRTEPMILNMGPHHPSMHGVLRLIVTLDGEDVIDCEPVIGYLHRGMEKIAENRTSVMYVPYVSRWDYAAGMFNEAITVNAPEKLAGIEVPKRAQYIRVIMLELNRIANHLLWLGPFLADVGAQTPFFYIFRERELIYDLWEAATGQRLVNNNYFRIGGVSVDLPYGWIDKCLDYCDYFDPKIDEYEKLITNNPIFRRRVEGVGTISRDEAINWGLSGPMLRASGVQWDLRKVDHYECYDDLDWDIHWETAGDCFARYLVRVREMRESVKIIRQALKGIPGGAYENLEAKRMAEGRKSKWNDFEYQYVAKKVAPTFKIPEGEHYVRLESGKGELGVFIVGNDNVFPWRFKIRAPDFNNLQILPELLRGVKLADIMPILGSVDIIMGSVDR; encoded by the coding sequence ATGGCACAGATAGAAACTAGAACCGAACCCATGATCCTCAACATGGGACCACATCATCCCTCAATGCATGGCGTTTTGCGTCTCATTGTGACTCTTGATGGGGAAGATGTAATTGATTGTGAACCAGTGATTGGTTATCTCCATCGGGGTATGGAAAAGATTGCCGAAAATCGTACCAGTGTTATGTATGTCCCTTACGTAAGTCGTTGGGACTATGCTGCGGGGATGTTTAATGAAGCAATTACCGTCAATGCTCCCGAAAAACTGGCGGGAATTGAAGTTCCCAAGCGAGCCCAGTATATTAGAGTAATTATGCTGGAATTAAATCGCATCGCTAACCATCTACTCTGGTTAGGACCATTTCTGGCTGATGTAGGCGCACAAACTCCTTTTTTCTATATCTTCCGAGAACGGGAATTAATCTACGATCTTTGGGAAGCTGCTACTGGACAACGACTAGTCAATAACAATTATTTTCGTATTGGTGGCGTATCTGTAGACTTACCCTACGGTTGGATTGATAAATGTCTTGATTATTGTGATTACTTCGATCCTAAAATCGATGAATACGAAAAGCTGATCACCAATAATCCTATCTTTCGTCGTCGTGTTGAAGGTGTGGGAACAATTTCCCGCGATGAAGCAATCAACTGGGGTCTGTCAGGACCAATGTTAAGAGCTTCTGGAGTGCAATGGGATTTAAGAAAAGTAGACCATTACGAATGCTACGATGACTTGGATTGGGATATTCACTGGGAAACTGCGGGGGATTGTTTTGCTCGCTATCTTGTTCGAGTCCGTGAAATGCGTGAATCCGTTAAAATTATTCGTCAAGCATTGAAAGGTATTCCTGGTGGTGCTTACGAAAATCTGGAAGCCAAACGAATGGCTGAAGGGCGAAAATCAAAGTGGAATGATTTTGAGTATCAATACGTGGCGAAAAAAGTTGCTCCCACGTTCAAAATTCCTGAAGGAGAGCATTATGTTCGCCTAGAAAGTGGTAAAGGTGAACTAGGAGTCTTTATTGTTGGTAACGATAACGTTTTTCCTTGGCGTTTCAAAATTCGAGCCCCTGACTTTAATAACCTGCAAATTCTCCCTGAATTGCTAAGGGGAGTCAAGCTAGCGGACATTATGCCTATTCTTGGTAGTGTAGACATTATTATGGGTTCAGTCGATCGCTAG
- a CDS encoding folylpolyglutamate synthase/dihydrofolate synthase family protein, translating into MIVSSDRIGSLLKPFQRFGVNLGLERIEKLLTNLDDPQNQVPIIHVAGTNGKGSVCAYLSSILTEAGYRVGRYTSPHLVDWTERIYLNEQPIAKSTLIEILQNIQEVIDDSNTESPTQFEVITAAAWLFFARSQVDIAVVEVGLGGRLDATNVSEHTLVSIITSLSREHWQRLGPTLADIAREKAGVLKPNRPAIVGQLPSEAKEVVLARAEELDCPLTWVKPAKELKISLQNDTKWAKYQDIEYPLPLLGEVQLSNSALAIATIKSLQQQGWEIPELAIQTGMNKTRWLGRLQWTTWKNRPLLIDGAHNPAAAIALRQYVDTLNKPVIWIMGMLSTKDHEDIFKVLLKPEDQLHLVPVPEHSSAIPQELAILAQKVCPRLSNCETYENVFTALDTVIDLVTDSATEKLLVLCGSLYLIGYLFQNANMMKNAN; encoded by the coding sequence ATGATAGTTAGTAGCGATCGCATTGGTTCTCTTCTCAAACCTTTTCAACGCTTTGGTGTCAATCTTGGTTTGGAAAGAATTGAAAAGCTGCTGACAAATCTTGATGATCCTCAAAATCAGGTACCGATTATTCACGTCGCGGGAACAAACGGAAAAGGATCTGTCTGTGCTTATTTATCTTCGATTCTGACTGAAGCTGGCTATCGAGTTGGACGCTATACTTCACCTCATTTAGTTGACTGGACAGAAAGAATTTATCTTAATGAACAACCGATCGCCAAGTCGACTCTGATTGAAATATTACAGAACATTCAAGAAGTAATTGATGATTCTAATACAGAAAGTCCAACTCAGTTTGAGGTAATTACAGCCGCAGCTTGGCTATTCTTTGCTCGATCGCAAGTGGATATTGCAGTGGTGGAAGTCGGTTTGGGAGGTAGACTAGATGCTACTAACGTTAGTGAGCATACTCTAGTAAGTATTATTACTTCTCTCAGTAGAGAACATTGGCAACGTCTTGGTCCCACCTTAGCTGATATTGCTAGGGAAAAAGCTGGTGTCCTCAAACCCAATCGTCCTGCTATTGTGGGACAACTTCCTTCTGAAGCCAAAGAAGTAGTCCTTGCCAGGGCTGAAGAATTAGATTGTCCTCTAACTTGGGTTAAACCAGCTAAGGAACTTAAAATTTCTCTTCAAAACGATACCAAATGGGCAAAGTATCAAGATATTGAATATCCTTTACCCTTATTGGGGGAAGTACAATTAAGTAATTCAGCATTGGCGATCGCCACTATTAAATCTTTACAACAACAGGGCTGGGAAATTCCTGAGCTAGCGATTCAAACGGGAATGAATAAAACTCGCTGGTTAGGGAGATTACAGTGGACAACATGGAAAAATCGTCCCTTATTAATTGACGGAGCTCATAATCCAGCAGCGGCGATCGCCCTCAGACAATATGTAGATACCCTTAACAAACCAGTAATTTGGATTATGGGAATGTTATCTACGAAAGATCACGAAGATATTTTTAAAGTCTTATTAAAGCCCGAAGATCAACTTCACTTAGTTCCTGTACCAGAGCATAGCAGTGCCATTCCCCAAGAATTAGCTATTCTCGCCCAAAAAGTTTGTCCCCGTCTCAGTAACTGTGAAACTTATGAGAATGTATTTACTGCTTTGGATACAGTAATAGATTTGGTAACGGATTCAGCAACTGAAAAATTGCTGGTTTTGTGTGGCTCTTTATATCTAATAGGCTATTTATTTCAGAACGCCAACATGATGAAAAATGCTAATTGA
- a CDS encoding SdrD B-like domain-containing protein, which translates to MKYSRNQEFMINNSDIFNNNTASVKQFVFIDSQVEDFQALASGVVSGIEIVILDRNRDGIQQITAALRHQKQLSIIHIVSHGSPGCLYLGNTQLSLDTLDEYSAELKTWFPATFAFSPPLNKGCKGDILLYGCNVAAGDAGEEFITKLHQLTGAEIAASTTSIGNAAKGGNWELDVKTSDLFTELAFTAEIQASYSGVFAPGDLPWDANPANNGILVRGTAFLTCGTLGVTGAPDKVLAVERIDIRSDGTPIIPESGEETVTDILSWSHEDWTQEKLGNIYGTAVDGQGNMFATASANYGSGVGFGINPQNINYGSIGREFGGELGAAGTIYKMDAVTGTPIVFAQLPQQEATIVNVASESSDPDVTRQTGPGLGNIHHDKVNDQFFVSNFEDGRIYRLDSDGTILDSYDPGSLDDGSAGTPPISELVYGLAVSPDGSKLFYGQSKTVYAIDLNEDGSFPGTVDNTTNITGSNWDNYVSATETPQATLPEIDHNIYVNSTDIIISDLEFLPNGKLLVGGRVYSGKGVFSGDTDPSNDLFVPEPTIFSSYNHGGSVYELTENGETFSNLVEIQGFSTVTTNTGNDDGYGGVAYNQNVDGSFDYVVSSADITTEAGPHGLAVFPDDASNLTGTTEIRPKAAIGYDADSYNPNTETGNDLKGVGGDVDVFNPGVIKGNVSEDTTGDGDGDTPIADVTLSLLDSDGNPVLDAITGEAITTVTDANGNYEFTNLLAGTYTVVETQPDGLFDVSENEGGDDDDHLNDGTANSIKATVVLGEFDTGNDFVETATPPPTYKLSGTVLDDTTNPALDAIDNPGDTPIEGVTVEIFTDDGTGNPTGDAIASTTTDASGFYEFTDLANGDYVVVQTQPVGYSSVTDADAEEQNKILATIADGDVTGQDFLEEIVPVYKVSGTVLEDTNAPDDDGIDNPGDTPIEGVTVEIFTDDGSGNPSGNAIASTTTDGSGFYEFTDLPNGDYVVIQTQPADFGSVTDADAGEENKILATIANSDVTGQDFLEEIVPVYKLSGTVLEDTNAPDDNGIDNPGDTPIEGVTVEIFADDGSGNPDGEAIASTTTDASGFYEFTDLPNGNYVVVQTQPIDYDSVTDIDGTDDNKILATIADGDVTGQDFLEETPPVLYKLSGTVLEDTNAPDDDGIDNPGDTPIEGVTLELFADDGSGNPSGNAIASTTTDASGFYEFTDLLNGNYVVVESQPANYVSVTDADAGTNNQIVTSINDADSTGNDFLEELANEKFSLGNRVWQDTNNNGEIDDGESGIDNVTVNLYQDSNGDGNPDGVAIATETTANGGYYRFDDLTAGDYVVEVAASNFRADNALEGLSSSATDEVEPDDDTDSNDNGIGIAPDPINGIRSNTVTLGPGFSEPTGEDFVSPAITQVSTTTTTSTGGNGTNVRINAVDSSNAGSTTGRITIDTEPQRFVVDVTDFGTNFTGFCIEFAEFVQPNRTYTPVNAITSGPFFNSSYNDPGDIPNFFGVDSNAPDYGIVTQAELDIISTAWANVQDTILTNSDDAAALQLLIWELQNDQTFDLTSGNFILDATGGSDTVDANTSAAITKVNSWYTNVTNGTWTGSVPLVIMTIEDDQDIIVNLDLGVGATDSQSNLTVDFGFVPTYKLSGTVLEDTNAPDADGIDNPGDTPIEGVTVEIFADDGSGNPDGDAIASTTTDVNGFYEFTDLANGNYVVVQTQPGAFDSVTDIDGTDDNKILATIADADVTGRDFLEETPPVVLYSLSGTVLEDTNDPESDAIDNPGDTPIAGVSVELFNADADGNPTGDAIASTTTDENGFYNFTDLANGNYVVVETQPGDYDSVTDVDGVDDNQITATIDGADSTGNDFLEETPLYQLSGTVYEDTNLPDDNAIETEDTPISGVTVELFNADVDGNPTGDAIASTTTDENGFYNFTDLANGNYVVVETQPGDYDSVTDVDGVDDNQITATIDGADSTGNDFLEETPLYQLSGTVYEDTNLPDDNAIETEDTPIAGVTVELFNADVDGNPTGDAIASTTTDENGFYNFTDLANGNYVVVETQPGDYDSVTDVDGVDDNQITATIDGADSTGNDFLEETPLYQLSGTVYEDTNLPDDNAIETEDTPISGVTVELFNADVDGNPTGEALSSTTTDEAGFYQFTD; encoded by the coding sequence ATGAAATATAGTAGAAATCAGGAATTTATGATTAATAATAGTGATATTTTCAATAACAATACTGCATCTGTTAAACAATTTGTCTTCATAGATTCTCAAGTAGAAGATTTTCAAGCTCTCGCTTCTGGTGTAGTTTCAGGTATAGAAATTGTTATTCTTGATCGCAACAGAGATGGTATCCAACAAATTACCGCAGCATTACGCCACCAAAAGCAGTTATCAATAATTCATATAGTTTCTCATGGTTCTCCTGGTTGTCTATATTTAGGTAATACTCAACTAAGTCTCGATACATTGGATGAGTATTCAGCAGAATTAAAAACATGGTTTCCCGCCACCTTCGCATTCAGTCCCCCCCTTAATAAGGGATGCAAGGGGGATATCTTACTTTATGGTTGCAACGTTGCAGCAGGAGATGCTGGCGAGGAATTCATTACTAAGCTGCATCAGTTAACAGGTGCAGAAATTGCCGCTTCTACTACTTCTATTGGTAATGCTGCAAAAGGTGGCAATTGGGAATTAGATGTAAAAACTTCTGATTTATTTACTGAGCTTGCTTTTACAGCAGAAATTCAAGCTAGCTATTCTGGTGTCTTTGCTCCTGGCGATCTGCCTTGGGATGCTAATCCAGCTAATAACGGTATTTTAGTTAGAGGTACTGCCTTTCTCACTTGCGGAACTCTTGGTGTGACAGGTGCTCCCGACAAAGTCCTAGCAGTTGAACGTATTGATATTAGAAGTGATGGCACACCTATTATCCCAGAATCGGGAGAGGAGACGGTAACTGATATCTTATCTTGGTCCCATGAAGATTGGACACAAGAAAAACTTGGTAATATCTACGGTACGGCAGTAGATGGGCAAGGAAATATGTTTGCTACCGCCAGTGCTAATTATGGTTCTGGAGTAGGTTTTGGTATAAATCCTCAAAATATTAATTACGGTTCCATTGGTCGCGAGTTTGGTGGTGAGTTGGGTGCGGCAGGAACTATCTACAAAATGGATGCTGTTACAGGTACACCTATTGTGTTTGCACAGCTACCTCAACAGGAGGCAACAATTGTTAATGTGGCTAGTGAATCATCAGATCCAGATGTTACCAGACAAACTGGACCTGGATTAGGAAATATTCACCACGACAAAGTTAACGATCAGTTTTTTGTCAGCAACTTTGAGGATGGTCGTATATATCGTTTAGATAGTGATGGCACTATTCTCGATTCTTACGATCCCGGTAGTCTGGATGACGGTAGTGCAGGAACTCCGCCTATTAGTGAATTGGTCTATGGTCTTGCCGTAAGTCCGGACGGAAGCAAATTGTTTTATGGGCAAAGCAAGACAGTTTATGCTATCGATCTCAATGAAGATGGTTCTTTTCCGGGCACAGTAGACAACACTACCAATATTACAGGGTCTAACTGGGATAATTATGTTAGTGCAACCGAAACCCCACAAGCGACTCTGCCTGAGATAGATCACAATATTTATGTTAACAGTACAGATATTATTATTTCCGATTTAGAGTTCTTGCCTAATGGAAAACTTTTAGTTGGTGGGCGGGTTTATTCGGGAAAAGGAGTTTTTTCTGGTGATACCGATCCTTCTAATGATTTGTTTGTTCCTGAACCTACTATTTTCTCCTCTTATAATCATGGCGGAAGTGTTTATGAACTTACAGAAAATGGAGAAACATTTTCTAATTTAGTTGAAATTCAAGGTTTCTCTACAGTTACAACTAATACTGGAAATGATGATGGTTATGGTGGCGTAGCTTACAATCAGAACGTTGACGGGAGTTTTGATTATGTAGTCTCTTCCGCCGATATTACTACTGAAGCAGGTCCTCACGGTCTTGCTGTTTTCCCAGATGACGCTTCCAATCTTACAGGTACTACTGAAATAAGACCCAAAGCTGCTATTGGTTATGATGCTGATTCTTATAATCCTAATACAGAAACAGGTAATGATTTAAAAGGTGTTGGTGGTGACGTTGATGTCTTTAACCCTGGTGTGATTAAAGGTAATGTTTCTGAAGATACTACAGGTGATGGTGATGGCGATACTCCCATAGCAGATGTAACTCTAAGTTTATTAGACAGTGATGGTAATCCTGTTTTAGATGCAATCACAGGAGAGGCGATTACTACCGTTACCGATGCTAATGGTAATTATGAATTTACTAATCTGTTGGCAGGAACTTATACGGTCGTTGAAACTCAACCTGATGGATTGTTTGATGTTAGTGAAAATGAAGGGGGAGACGATGACGATCATCTTAATGACGGAACAGCTAATAGTATCAAAGCTACCGTTGTTCTAGGAGAATTTGACACGGGGAACGATTTTGTCGAAACTGCGACTCCGCCACCAACTTACAAACTATCAGGCACAGTCCTTGATGATACTACCAATCCAGCTTTAGATGCCATCGACAATCCTGGGGATACTCCTATCGAAGGAGTAACCGTAGAAATCTTTACTGATGATGGTACTGGTAATCCCACTGGAGATGCGATCGCCTCTACAACTACTGATGCCTCTGGTTTCTATGAGTTTACTGACTTGGCAAATGGCGATTATGTAGTGGTTCAAACCCAACCTGTTGGCTATAGCAGTGTTACTGATGCCGATGCTGAAGAACAAAATAAAATTCTGGCGACTATTGCCGATGGTGATGTTACTGGTCAAGATTTCCTCGAAGAGATAGTACCTGTCTATAAAGTTTCAGGTACAGTTCTCGAAGATACTAATGCACCCGATGACGATGGGATTGATAACCCTGGAGATACGCCCATCGAAGGAGTAACTGTAGAAATCTTCACTGATGATGGTAGTGGAAACCCAAGTGGAAATGCAATCGCCTCTACAACTACTGATGGCTCAGGTTTCTATGAGTTCACTGACTTGCCAAATGGCGATTATGTAGTAATTCAAACCCAACCTGCTGATTTTGGCAGTGTTACCGATGCCGATGCTGGGGAAGAAAATAAAATCCTCGCCACTATTGCTAATAGCGATGTTACTGGTCAAGACTTCCTCGAAGAAATAGTACCTGTCTATAAACTATCAGGTACAGTTCTTGAAGATACCAATGCACCCGATGACAATGGAATTGATAATCCTGGGGATACGCCCATCGAAGGAGTAACCGTAGAAATCTTTGCTGATGATGGTAGTGGTAATCCTGATGGAGAGGCTATTGCTTCAACAACTACTGATGCTTCTGGGTTCTATGAGTTTACTGATTTACCAAATGGCAATTATGTAGTGGTTCAAACTCAACCTATCGATTATGACAGTGTTACCGATATCGATGGGACTGATGACAACAAAATCCTCGCCACTATTGCCGATGGTGATGTTACAGGTCAAGATTTCTTAGAGGAAACTCCTCCTGTCCTCTATAAACTGTCGGGTACAGTTCTCGAAGATACTAATGCCCCTGATGACGATGGGATTGATAACCCTGGAGATACGCCTATCGAAGGAGTAACATTAGAATTATTTGCTGATGATGGTAGTGGAAACCCAAGTGGAAATGCGATCGCCTCTACAACTACTGATGCTTCTGGATTCTATGAATTTACTGACCTCCTTAATGGCAACTATGTTGTAGTCGAGTCTCAGCCAGCAAACTACGTCAGCGTTACAGATGCTGATGCAGGTACTAATAATCAGATTGTCACCAGCATTAATGATGCTGACTCTACAGGCAATGACTTTCTGGAAGAATTAGCCAACGAAAAATTCAGTTTAGGTAACAGAGTTTGGCAAGATACCAATAATAATGGCGAAATTGACGACGGCGAAAGTGGAATAGATAACGTCACAGTTAATCTTTATCAAGATAGTAATGGTGATGGAAATCCTGATGGTGTAGCCATTGCCACAGAAACAACTGCTAATGGAGGGTATTACCGTTTTGACGATCTAACTGCTGGCGATTACGTTGTTGAGGTAGCAGCTTCTAATTTTCGCGCTGATAATGCTTTAGAAGGACTCAGTAGTTCTGCTACAGATGAGGTAGAACCAGATGACGATACCGATAGTAATGATAATGGTATTGGAATTGCCCCCGATCCCATTAATGGAATTCGTAGTAATACTGTAACCTTGGGTCCTGGTTTTAGCGAGCCTACTGGAGAAGACTTCGTTTCTCCTGCAATTACTCAAGTCAGCACAACCACAACAACTAGTACTGGAGGAAATGGAACCAATGTCAGAATCAACGCGGTTGATAGTAGTAATGCTGGTAGTACTACTGGACGTATTACTATTGATACAGAGCCGCAGCGTTTTGTAGTTGATGTTACCGATTTTGGAACTAATTTCACTGGTTTTTGTATTGAGTTTGCCGAGTTTGTTCAACCAAATCGCACATACACCCCAGTCAATGCTATTACTTCAGGTCCATTTTTTAATAGCTCTTACAACGATCCTGGTGATATTCCTAATTTCTTTGGAGTCGATTCCAATGCCCCTGATTACGGAATTGTCACTCAAGCTGAATTAGATATTATTTCTACTGCCTGGGCTAACGTACAAGATACAATTCTGACTAATTCCGATGATGCAGCAGCTTTACAATTACTAATCTGGGAACTTCAAAACGATCAGACTTTTGATTTGACCAGTGGCAATTTCATCCTCGATGCAACAGGTGGTAGTGATACTGTCGATGCAAATACAAGCGCAGCTATTACCAAGGTAAATAGTTGGTACACCAATGTAACTAATGGCACTTGGACTGGTAGCGTCCCTTTGGTAATAATGACTATCGAAGATGACCAAGACATCATCGTTAATTTAGATCTGGGTGTAGGTGCAACGGATAGTCAATCTAACTTAACCGTAGACTTTGGCTTTGTTCCAACTTACAAACTATCGGGAACAGTTCTCGAAGATACCAATGCTCCTGATGCAGATGGGATTGACAATCCTGGGGATACTCCTATCGAAGGAGTGACTGTCGAAATCTTTGCTGATGATGGAAGTGGTAATCCTGATGGAGATGCTATTGCTTCGACAACTACTGATGTCAATGGTTTCTATGAGTTTACCGACTTGGCTAATGGTAATTATGTCGTCGTTCAAACTCAACCAGGAGCTTTCGATAGCGTCACCGATATTGATGGTACTGATGACAATAAGATCCTGGCAACCATTGCTGATGCTGATGTCACAGGAAGAGATTTCTTAGAAGAAACTCCACCTGTCGTACTTTACAGCCTCTCTGGAACAGTACTAGAAGACACGAACGATCCTGAAAGTGATGCGATAGATAATCCTGGTGACACTCCCATTGCGGGAGTGAGTGTCGAACTATTCAATGCTGATGCTGATGGTAATCCCACTGGAGATGCGATCGCTTCTACTACCACTGATGAGAATGGTTTCTACAATTTCACTGACTTAGCCAACGGGAACTATGTGGTCGTCGAGACTCAACCAGGCGATTATGACTCTGTAACTGACGTTGATGGAGTTGATGATAATCAGATTACCGCGACGATTGATGGTGCCGATTCTACAGGTAATGACTTCCTCGAAGAAACTCCCCTCTACCAACTATCGGGAACCGTGTATGAAGACACCAATCTGCCAGATGATAATGCCATCGAGACCGAAGACACACCCATTAGTGGCGTAACGGTTGAACTGTTCAATGCTGATGTTGATGGTAATCCCACTGGAGATGCGATCGCTTCTACTACCACTGATGAGAATGGTTTCTACAATTTCACTGACTTAGCCAACGGGAACTATGTGGTCGTCGAGACTCAACCAGGCGATTATGACTCTGTAACTGACGTTGATGGAGTTGATGATAATCAGATTACCGCGACGATTGATGGTGCCGATTCTACAGGTAATGACTTCCTCGAAGAAACTCCCCTCTACCAACTATCGGGAACCGTGTATGAAGACACCAATCTGCCAGATGATAATGCCATCGAGACCGAAGATACACCCATTGCGGGAGTAACGGTTGAACTATTCAATGCTGATGTTGATGGTAATCCCACTGGAGATGCAATCGCTTCTACCACCACTGATGAGAATGGTTTCTACAATTTCACTGACTTAGCCAACGGGAACTATGTGGTCGTCGAGACTCAACCAGGCGATTATGACTCTGTAACTGACGTTGATGGAGTTGATGATAATCAGATTACCGCGACGATTGATGGTGCCGATTCTACAGGTAATGACTTCCTGGAAGAAACTCCCCTCTACCAACTATCGGGAACCGTGTATGAAGACACCAATCTGCCAGATGATAATGCCATCGAGACCGAAGATACACCCATTAGTGGCGTAACGGTTGAACTGTTCAATGCTGATGTTGATGGTAATCCCACTGGAGAGGCGCTCTCCAGCACCACCACTGATGAGGCTGGCTTCTATCAGTTCACTGACTT